The nucleotide window GACCTGGTAAGGCTTCATCGGCGGCCGCTTGGAGCCGCGATAATACACGTCGCCTTCCTGCGGATGGTAGAACCCGCTGATGACGTTGAGCATGGAGGATTTGCCCGCCCCGTTGGGCCCGATAATGGCGCGGATTTCTCCTTCGCGCACGTCGAACGAGATGTCCTTGATCGCCTCGACCCCGCCGAACCTGAGCGTGATCCCCCGCATCTCCATCACCACCGGCCCGATGGTCCGCCCGTCGGCGGTGACGTAGCTTTCTGTCGCGTTATCAAGCATTTATTCCGCCCCTTCCCGCGACGCCTGCGCGGCCCTGAAGATCAGCGCGCCGATCAGCCCGTAGATGACCAGCGCGATCAGCGCCCAGACGAAATTCGCCTCGATCACCCCCGGCATTCCGATCACCAGCGCCGCCAGCCCGCACAGGCCAAGCGCGCCGCTTTGCACGATCATCGCGCCCTTGCTCACGTACCGCCCCGCCACCCACGACGCGACAAAACCCAGCAAGAAGAAACCGACCGCCACAAGGGTCATGGGCGCACCTCCCGCGGGATGGGGGGCGGGGCGTCGCGCCTGCACGCGCGTCCGCCCGTCATTCCGCAGCCATCCGGTTCGCATCGACCGGCACCGTGGCCGCATCGCGGATTTCCAACGTCGCCGAGATCTTGCCCTTCCGGCCATCCTCGTAGGTCACTTCCGTCTCGGTGTATTTCTCGGACGATCCGTCATAAAGCGCCTCGATCAACTCGCCGAATTTCTCCTCGATGATCCGCCGCCGCACCTTGCGGGTCCGCGTCAGCTCTCCGTCATCGGCGTCCAGCTCCTTGTGCAGCACGAGGAACCGCGCGACTTGGCAGTGGGACAGCATCGGGTCCTCCGCGACGGAGCGGTTCACCGCCTCAACGTGGGATTGGATCGAATCCAGCACCTGGGGATGCCCCGCCAATTCCTGGTAGGAGGCATAGGCGATGTTGTTGCGCTCCGCCCAATTGCCCACAGCGCTCAGGTCGATATTGATGAACGCGGTGCAGAACTCCCGCTCGTTTCCGAAGACCACGGCCTCCAGAATATCGGGATAGAACTTCAGCTTGTTCTCCACGAATTTCGGCGCGAATAACCCGCCCTGGGCCATTTTGCCCACATCCTTGGCGCGGTCGAGGATGCGCAGATGTCCGGTGTCCTCCTCGATGAAGCCTGCGTCGCCGGTGGCCACCCAACCCTCCGCATCCTTGGTGGAGGCCGTGCTTTCGGGGTTCTTGAAATACTCCACGAACGTACCGGGCGAGCGGTAGAAAACTTCCCCGTTATCGCCGATCTTCAATTCCACCCCGGGCGACGGCACGCCGACCGTATCGGGGCGCACTTCGTGGTCGGGTTGCTGGGTGATGAAGACACTCGCCTCCGTCTGCCCGTAAAGCTGCTTCAGGTTGATCCCGAGCGCGCGGTAGAAATCGAAAATCTCCGGCCCGATCGCCTCCCCCGCGGTATAGCCCACGCGCACGCGGCTCATGCCGAGCGTATTCTTGAGCGGTCCGATCACCAGAAGGTTGTCGAGCGCATAGGCCAGCTTTTCGCCGCCCGAGACGGGCTTGCCGTCCAGGATCTTGGGGCCTGTCACCTTGGCGCGCGCCATGGCGCGGTCAAACAGGCCCTTCTTGAATTTCCCCGCATCCTCCATCCGGATCATCACGGAGGTCAGCAGCGTCTCGAACACACGCGGCGGGGCGAAGAAATAGGTCGGCCCGATCTCCCGCAGATCCATCATCATCGTGTCGGCACTTTCGGGGCAATTCACGCAGAACCCGGTCCAGTACGCCTGCCCGATGGAGAAGATGAAATCCCCCACCCAGGCCATCGGCAGATAGGCCAGCACCTCGTCATCGGGCCGCAACCCGTCGAATTCGGAGGAGGATTTCGACGCCTCGATGATATTGCGGTTCGACAGGACAACGCCCTTCGGCTTGCCCGTCGTGCCGGAGGTGTAGAGCATCACGCAGGTGCTGTCATAGGTCAGCTCCGCCTCGCGGGCGGCCAGATCGTCTTTCAGGCTCGCGCCCGCTGCGGCGCCCTTGGCCTGCACATCTTCCAGCGCATGCAGAGCGCCGTGGTCGTATTTCCGCATCCCGCGCTTTTCGACGTAGATCACGTGCTCGATGCCGTGCAGCGTTTCCTGCGCCTCGATCACCTTGTCGACCTGTTCCTGGTCGCCCGCGATCACGAACCGCGCGCCGCAATGGTCGAGCACGTAAGTCATCTCTTCCGCGACGGCATCCTGGTAGAGCGGGACGGGCACGGCGCCCGCCATTTCCACCGCGACCATCGACCAGTAGAGCGCGGGGCGGTTGCGGCCGATGACGGCAACGTAATCGCCCCGGTTCAGGCCAAGCTCCAAGAGGCCGAGGGCGATCTTCTCGATCTCGTCGGCCGTCTCGGCCCAGGTCCAGCTTTGCCAGATCCCGAATTCCTTTTCGCGGTAGGCGGGGCTATCACCGAAGCGCGTCGCGTTACGGCGAAGCAGCGCAGGCACGGATTGCGGCGCGCCCGAAGGCGGTGTCGTATCAGCCAAGATGTCCTCCCTATCACCGGTTTTTCACCGATGCACACGCACCGCGTCCCTTGTTCGGACAAGACGCTGGCCGCGCCCCTTAACGTGCCACAGAAGAGATGTCGGTCAAGCGTTACCTGACTTTTTCGCAATCCTTTCGAATTGTAACAGGCCGTTCAGGGGCCTTGGCGCGGGTCGTGCGCCAAGCTAGCCATGGGGGCGGAGGGACGTTTGAGCCATGCCACGCGAACGCATCACGGAGAGCTTTACCCGCGCCGGTCTGAACCTGATCCAGCAGGCGCTGTCGATCTACGATGCCGATTTGCGGCTGGCCGTCAGCAACCGCCCGTTCCAGGAGATGTTCGGCCTGCCCGAACGTCTGGTCAGTCCGGGCGCCGGGTTCGAAGATACGATCCGCTACCTTGTCGAAAGCGGTGAATATGGCGCGGTCGACGACGTGGACGATTTCGTGCGAACCCGCGTCGAACAGGCCCGCGCGTTTCAACCCCATTACATGGAACGCACCCGCGCGAATGGCCGGACCATCTCCGTCGAAGGCTCGCCCCTGCCCGATGGTGGCTGGGTCACGGTCTATACCGACATCACCCCCGCCAAGCGGCAGGAGGCGCTTTTGCGCGCCCGGTCCGAGGAATTGTCCGACCAGCTTCTGTCCCACGCGGAGGAGCTGTCGCGCACAAACCGCCAGTTGGAGGCCACGATCGCCCAATTGCAGGAGGCGAAGGCCGCCTTGGGGGAGTTGGAGGCCCGCACCCGCACCGTGACGGAGATGACGCCCGCCCACATCGCCCATGTCGATGCGGACGGATATTACACCTTCACCAACCGCCGCCTGTCGTCGCTTTTGCCCGGGCGGCAAAGCGATATCGTCGGACGATCCTTCGCGGAGGCGCTCGGGGCGGACACCGCGGCCATGTTGCAGCCCAAGCTTGCCGCGGCCGCCGATGGCACGCCGACGCTGACGGAATTCACCGATCCCAGTTCCGGGCGGCGCATCCGCACGGCCTTCACGCCCGACGAACGCGGCGAGGGCGGGGTGTACCTTCTGTCCACCGACGTCACCCAGGAAACCCAGGCCCGCGCGGCGCTGGAGCAGACCCACAAGAGAGAGATGGCGGCGCAACTCACCAGTGGCCTTGCCCACGATTTCGCCAACCTGCTGACCATCATCCTCGGCCTGCAAACGCAGTTGGAGAAGATGCCCCTGCCCGACGGCGCAAAGGACCTGACGGCGGCCACGCGCCTTGCGGTGCGGCGCGGCGGGCGATTGCTCGACAAGATCGCCGACATGACCGGCGCGCGGGAGGTGCGGCCCGCCCCGGTCGTGATCGACGACTTCCTCGCCAGTTTCGAGCCGCTGGCCCGCGCGACCCTGCCCGGTTCGGTGACGCTCGACCTGCAGAACGCCCTGTCGCACAAGGCCCTGATGCTGGATGCGGGATCGGTCCAGGACGGGCTTTTGAACCTGGTCCTGAATGCCCGCGACGCGATGGAGGGCAAGGGGGCGATCACCGTGAGCTTGCGCGACGTCAAGGGGACGTGGCTGGAGATCCGCGTCACCGATACCGGCCCGGGCTTTTCGGACGCCGCGTTAGACAGTGCGCTCAATCCGTTTTTCACCACCAAGGGGCAGGACGGTTCGGGCCTTGGCCTGACAATGGTCTACGACCTTGTGAAGCTGGCGGGCGGCACGGTGCAGATCGGCAATACCGAAGGCGGCGCGCAGGTCCTTCTGCGCCTGCCGCTGCGCCCCGTGACCGATGAGACGCAGCCGCGCCTGATCCTCTTGGTCGATGACGTGGACGAGATCCGCACGCAGGTGCGGGAGGATCTGATCGGCCTCGGCCACAGGGTGCTGGAGGCCGCATCGGCGGAGGAGGCGCTGGCCCTTGCCGATCTTCCGGGCCTTGATTGGGTCCTGTCGGATATTCGCCTGGGCGCGGTGGATGGCGTGGCGCTTCTGACGGATATCGCCGCGCATCACCCGCATCTGCACCTCGCCCTCATGACGTCCCTGCCCGCATCCGATCCGCTGCGGATGACGGGGGCACGGCGCTGGCCGGTACTGGACAAGCCGGTCGATCCCGGCGCGCTTCACGCGCTGATGACCCAAGAGGTCGCGGCATGAGCGCGCCCCTCGTCACGATCCTGGATGATGAGCCGCAGATCCGCGCGATGCTGTCCGATGCCCTGACGGAGGCCGGGTTCCGCACCCTCACCTTCGCCCGCGCGACGGAGTTCGAGGCGGCGTTGCGCAAGACCACGCCCGATGTCTGCCTTGTCGATCTGGGCCTGCCGGACCGGGACGGGCTGGCGCTGGTGCATCGGCTGGCGCTCGAATCCGGGTCGTCGATCATCATCATCTCTGGCCGCGCGCAGGTGCAGGATCGCGTGACAGGGCTGGAGCTGGGGGCGGACGACTACATCATCAAGCCGTTCGATCCGGTGGAGGTCGTGGCCCGCGTCCGTGCCCGCCTGCGCAGCCCGAAAGCACCCGATCGTGCGCAGGCCGTTGCCATGTTCAACGGCTGGACCGCGTCCTTCGACAGCTACACGCTGGTGGCCGAAGACGGGTCGCAAACACCGTTTTCCCACGCGGAGGGGGAGGTGCTGCGCCTGTTCCTCGAATCGCCGAAACGCCTGATCTCCCGCCAGCAGATGCAGGAAAGCCTGGGCGGGGCGGCGGGCGAAAGTTTTGACAGGGCGATGGATGTCCGCATCTCGCGCCTGCGCACGAAGCTGCGCGAAGACCCGAAAAACCCGCGCCTGATCAAGACGATCTACGGCGCGGGTTATATCTTTCTCGGTGAAGTGCGCTGGACCTAGTCCGCGATGGCGCGGGCTTCGTCCAGCACCGCTTCCAATTCTGCCAGCATGTCGGCAAGCGCCTGGCGGTCCGGACCTTCCGGCACTTCGGCCATGGCGTCGTGGAAAGCGTCGGTCACGTATTCCTCTCCGTCGATGGCGCGTTCCAGCGCGTCGTCGTCGATCTCATCGAACAGGGCACGGAGCGAGATGACGGTCTTGTTCACCGTCGTCATGACAGAGCCGTCGGTGTCCGGCGTGCCGCCCATCCCGTTGATGAGGGAGGCAAGCTGACCGGCATGAACCCGGTGGATCTCGTGGATCTTGCGCAGGATCGGCAGAACCTCTGCCTCGGCCTCTTCGACCATTTTGTCGTAGCCGGCCAGCGCGTCACAGGTGCGCGTCAGGGCTTTCTGGATGGCGTCGATATCGGCGCGGGTTTCGTCGGCTTCGATCGGTTGCACGGGCGGGTAGGGGGCGGCGGGGGTGGCCATGGCGGGTCTCCGTCACATTGGGTTTCAGAATGTCGTCTGGCAGATCAACCCGCAAAACCGGTGATCGGTTCCCCCGTCCGGCAGCGCCTGCTAGCGTCGGCGCGTTGCTGTCCGCAATCGAAGGGTCCGCCATGCCACATCTCTGGGTTCGCGCCGAGGAGCGCGCCAATGAACGCCGCGTCGGGATCACACCCAAAGGGGTGCAGGCGCTTCTGGCTGCCGGTTTTCAGGTGACGGTGGAGGATAGCGCCACGCGGATCATCCCCGCGCAGGAGTACCGGGACGCGGGTGCGACCACTGCACAGGCCGGCACGTGGCGGGACGCGCCGCACGATGCGATCATCTTCGGGCTTAAGGAACTGCCCGGGGATACGGGGCCGCTTGTTCACCGGCACATCCTTTTCGGCCATGCGTTCAAGGGCCAACCATCCGGCCCCGACCTGCTGCGCCGGTTTCGCGAAGGCGGCGGGGCGCTCTATGATCTGGAATACCTCGTGGATGACACCGGACGCCGGGTATCGGCCTTCGGGTTCTGGGCGGGCTATGTGGGTGCGGCGCTGTCGATCCTGGCCTGGGCGGCGGCGCAGGGCGGCAGCAAGATGCAAGCCGTTACCGACTGGGACCACAAGGAGGCGTTGATCCTCGACGTGACGGAGGCATTGGCCCGCATCGGCCATAGGCGCCCCACCGCCATCATCATCGGCGCCCTTGGTCGCACCGGCACCGGGGCATCCGCATTTTGCGAGGCGATGGGCGTCGCCCCCACCGGCTGGGACATGGCGGAGACGGCGAAAGGCGGCCCCTTCCCCGAGATCCTGACCCACGACATCTTTCTCAACTGCATCCTCGCCTCCCCCGGCGTGCCGGTCTTCGTGCCGGACAACGCCCGCTCAGAGCCGCGCCGCCTGTCAGTGATCGGCGACATCGCATGCGACCCGGACAGCGCCTATTCCCCGATCAAGGTCTATGACCGTGTGACCACATGGTCCGATCCGGTCCTGAGAATCGCCGATGATCCGGTGCTGGATGTGATGGCGATCGACAATCTGCCGTCGCTGTTGCCGCTGGAAAGCTCCCAGGATTTCGCGGACGAGCTTCTGCCGCACCTTTTGGGCCTGGATGACATGGCCTCCGGCGTCTGGGGCCGCGCCAACGAAACCTTCAGAGCGGCCCTGGCCGAGCTTTGAGCCGGGGTCAGAGCAGGTCGTCTTCCTGATCTGCCACGTCAAGACCCAGGGCCTCCGCGCCCGCTTCCAGGTGGTCGGCAAAATGAGGGCTGCCGAACAGGTAGTCCGCGGTCGGCACTGACGCCTCCGCCATCGCCGTCGCGCGGGCCTCCGCGAAATCCTCCGCCTCGAAGCTGCCGCGCCCGATCCAGAAGATCGCGACCAGATCGGCCTGCTCCTCCGGTCCCAATCCTTCCAGAAAGCCGCGCAACTCGCCCTCGGCCCGTTCCATCTCGTGACCCATCAGGATCACCTGCGCCACCGATCTTGCCGTGATGTCCATATCCTGTCCTCCGCTTGCGTATGGGACAGGTCATCATACCACGAGACGCGGTGCCTTGACCGGGATCAAGTCAGCGACGGAAGAACAGCCATTCGTAGATCGACGTGGGAAGGAACCGCGACAAGCGGAAGACGAGGCCGAAGCCGAACGGAAACGCCTTGTGGAAACTGTCGTCATTCATGTGCTCGAACACTTCCTGCGCGGCGGCGTCGGGCTCCATGATGAAGGGCATGTCGAAATCGTTCTGCTCGGTCAGGCGGGTCTTGATGAAGCCGGGATTGGCGATCTGCACCTCCACGCCCGTGGCTTTCAGATCGCCGTGCATGGACTCGGCCAATGCCATCAGGCCGGCCTTCGACGCGGAATACCCGATGGCACCGGGCAGGCCGCGATAGGCCGACAGCGACCCGATCAGCACGATATGGCCCTTGTCGGCCTCCACCATCTTGCCGATTACCTGCCCGACGACGCGCGCGGCACCGGTCAGGTTGATATCGAACATCTGCTCCACCTTGTCGGCGTCCCAATCCTGCGCCTTCATCGGCGAGTAGACCCCGGCAAGGAAGACCATGCCGTCCACGGCCCCGATCTCCGCCGCTGCATCCTCCACCGAGTTGCGGTCGGAGATGTCGACGGGAACGATGCTCGACGCGCCGGGAAGCTCAGCGGCCAATTCCTCCAGCCGGTCGGTGGAGCGTGCCGACAGCACCAGCTCCACGCCCGACCGGCTCATGATGTGGGCGAGGCTGCGGCCAAGGCCCTCGGACGCGCCCACCAGCCAATACTTTTTCCCGCTCCAGTCCCGCATCATCGTTCCTTTCCAATTGGTCGCGGCAGCTCCGTCACTGCCAAAAGGGCCATTGCCAGAAGTTTTAGGGCGCAAGGCAGGCCCGCATAGAGGTAAATCAGCACATCCACCGACATGGGCGTCGGTCCGCCATCATTATTGAACCCCGCCGCATCCAGCGCCGGCAGCAGTGCGATCGCCGCAAGCGCCAACGTGGCCTTGGACACGAAGGCCCACAACCCGAAACCGGAACTCGCATCGGGCGCGATTTGTTCCATCCGTGCCGCAAACGCCGCCGGAAGCAGCGCGAAATCCGCCCCCAGCGCGAAGCCCGTCACGATGCACACGGCGGCGAAGGCCCACAGATCGCCGGGGCCAAGCGCCAGCACGGTGACGAAGCCCGCAACGGCCAGCGTCATCGCCGCAAACAGCATCGGGCGGCTGCCGAAGCGCCGCGCCAGCCGCGTCCAGACGGGGGCCGAAGCTGCGGCCATCAGGAAGAACCCGATCAGGTACGCCCCTTCCCATCCCGGCGCCTGCAACGCGGTTTCGACATAGAACAGGAAGAGGGTGGAGGTGACGGCGACGGGCGCCGCATTCAGAAGCGCGATCAGAAGCAGGCGGCGCGCCAACGGATCGGCCAGGACCGGGCCGAACCCCGCGCCCGCCTCCACCCGGCCCCCGCCCCATTCCGCGCGCATCAGCCACAGCGCCGCCCCGACCAGCACCGCGAACCCCAAGGCGAAGGATGCGAACGGCGCGCCGGTGAAGCCCAGGGCGAAGGGCGCGATGGAAGCCACGCACACCCCGAGAAGCGCGCCCGTCTCCCGCCAGGCGGCGAGGCTCAGATGCCCCCCCGCGCCCAGACGCTGTGCCGCGCCCACACCTTCGGCATACATGCAGATCGTCAGGAACGAGAAGGCGGAGAAGAGGCCGATCATCATCACCGTGAACCAGATCAGCGGGGGCATCGGCGGGGTAACGGCGAACAGGCCCACCATCGAAAGCGCCATGATCGTACCCGCCAAAGCCACCGCCATCCCCCGTGCGGCCCGGGTGCGGCTGGCGACCCATCCCAGCACCGGGTCCTGCACGAAATCGAACAGCCGCAGCACGAAAAGGACACCGGCCAGCGCCGTCAGGCCGACGCCATAGCTGTCGACGTAGAATTTCGGCGCGTGGATGTAGATCGGCAGCCCCGCGCAGGCGAGCGTGGCGGCGAAAACGGCATAGGCGGGACGGGACGGCAGCATCGCGGATGTCACCGCGAGATCTCCTCCGTCGGCGGTTCGGGCCGGACGCGGTAACGCGCGCCCTTCCACCAGAGCTTCAGCGCCTGCCAATGGATCAGGCTCAACACCCGCCGCGATCCGAAGGGACGGCGCAGGGCCGCGCGCAGGATGGAGCCCGTCGTGAGCTCCGCACGCGGGCCGGTCAGGGTCGCATAGACGCCCTCATTGCCGGTGGAAAAGTCGATCCAGATGCCCACGCGGTCCGGACGGATGTCGAAGCGGAACGCATACCCCCCCTCGATCGGCTGGAAGGGGGAGACGTGGAAGATTTTCTGCGCCGTCAACGTATCTTCGCGCTTGATCGGGCGGTGGTCGTGGTGGGCGCAGAGGTAGGAATGCCGGTCCCCGAACGTGTTGGACACTTCCGAAATCACGGCCCGCAGCCGCCCCTGCCTGTCATGGGCCAGCCAGAAGGAGACCGGGTTGAAGACATGGCCCAGGACCCGCGGCTGCGCCAGAAGCATCAGCTTGCCGTCGGTCACATCGCCCAGTCCGTGGGCCGCCAGCGCCGCCCTGGCCCAAGGCGCGCCCTGACCCTGTTTCGGGGGGCCGCCATGGTCCCGATCCCAGAGCGAGAAGAAGCCCGCGCGGTTGCGTCCGAACCCGAACGGGCCGCGCGCGCCGCCCTCCGCATCGAGCATCACGTAGTCGATGCCATAGCGAAACGCATTCTCCACCGGTCCGCGCCTGGTGTGGAGCGTTTGTCCCGCGATATGGTCGATCCCCTCGCTCATGCGGCCAGCACGCTCCGATCCTTTTCCTTCAGGCCCTGCACGACATCCATCGCGCTTGCATAGCCGTCCTCGTGAAACCCGTTCTTCATCCACGCGCCGCAGAACCATGTGGCGTTGTCGCCGTTCAGGCCCCGGATCGTGGATTGCGCGGCCAGTGCGGCAAGGTCGTAGACCGGGTGACTGAACTCCGCCACGTCGTAGACCAGCTTGTCGTCAATCGGCGCGCGGCTGTTGAGCGTCACGAAAAGCGGGTCGCTTTCCGGGATCGGTTGCAGGCAATTCATCCAGTAAGTCAGGTCGATCGGCCCGCCTTCATGGCCCTTCCGCTCGGTGTAATTCCAGCTTGACCACGTCGCGCGGCGCCGGGGCATCGCGCGGGCATCAGCGTGAAGGATTGCGCTGTTGGGCTGGTACCGCACGGCAGACAGGGCGGCCTGTTCCGCGGGCGTCGGATCGGCCAGAAGCGACAGGGTTACATCGGAATGGGTGGCGAAGATCACCTCGTCGAAATGCTCCCAATGGCCCTCTTGTTGGACCTCGACCCCGATGGGGGTGCGCCGCACCGCTTGCGCACCGCGACCCATGCGGATGTCCACGCCCCGTGTGCGCATCGCCCGCTCCAGTCGGGTGACATATTCGATGGACCCGCCCTGCACCGTGTACCATTGGTGCTGACCGGTCGATTGCATCAGATTGTGGTTTCGGAAGAACCGGACCAGCGCCTGGGCGGGGAAATCCATGATCTCCTCTTTCGGGGTGGACCAGATCGCGCCGGAAATCGGCGTCAGGTAGTAGTCGCGGAACCACGGACCCATCTGCATCTGGTCCATCAACGCACCCAGCGTGATGGTGCTGTCGGTCGCCAAGGCCTCCGCCTCCGCGTTGAAGCGCAGAAGGTCGCGGATCATCCGCAGGTAACCGGGGCGCGCTATGTTGCGCGGCTGCGCGAACAACGCGCGCAGATTGCGCAGCCCGTACTCGATCCGCCCCCCGTCGATGGAGGCGGCGAAGGACATGTCGGATTTGGCCGTGGGCACGTCCAGTTCCTTGAACAGGCGCACGAGGTTGGGATAATTGACGTGGTTGAACACGATGAACCCGGTATCGACCGGCTGATCCCCGTTCTTGCCCGCAACGATCGTCCTTGCATGGCCGCCCAATCGCCCCTCCGCCTCGATCAGGGTGACGTGGTGGTCCGGGGACAGGTGATAGGCCGCGGCCATGCCGGATATCCCTGCGCCGATGATCGCGATCTTCTTCGGCGCGGTTTGCATTGTCTCGAACGGCATATCTTCCCCTTGGTCGCCTGCATCAGTGCTTGAAAGGGATACGTGGTGCAACCGCGCGCAGATCAAAGAATTACTTTGCTTAATCCCTGTAAATGAAAGCTTTTCACCGGATAGATTAATGTGATCCAACCTAGGAACTGATCCGTATACCTTGTATGCTGATCGCGAACGACCACGCTGAAGCAACCTATGGTGTACCGATCGGGGCCCTTGGCGGGCCTCGGGACGTTCACCGTGACATGCGTGGGAAGACCGTGACGGCACACGACAACACAGAGGCGCAGTGGATCGCAAGAATAGCGGCCGTTGCGCAGGACCAAGACAGGAAAGCCTTTGCCGAAATCTTTCGGCATTTCGCCCCTCGGGTGAAGGCGTTCCTGATGAAGTCCGGGGCCGATGAAAGCCTCGCTGAAGAATGTATGCAGGACGTCATGGCCACCCTTTGGCACAAAGCGCATATGTATGATCCGTCCCGGGCCTCTGCGGCCACGTGGATCTTTACCATTGCGCGGAATCGCAAGATCGACCTCTTGCGCCGCTACGCCAGGCCCGACCCCGAGGAGCTTCCCTGGGGTCCGGAAGCCGCGCCCGACCAGGCGGATGTCATTGCATTGCAACAGGATTCGACCCGGCTCGTCCAGGCTATCGCCAAGCTGCCGGAAAAACAGCGCATGCTGATTCAACGCGCCTATTTCGGCGATCTCACCCATGCGGAGATCGCGGCGGAGACTGGTCTGCCCCTTGGCACGATCAAATCCCGGATTAGGTTGGCGCTGGACCGGCTGCGCCACTCCATGAGCTGACAGACAAAACGACCAGACCGAAAAAATGACCGATATCAAACACCACGTCCCCGATGACCTTTTGATGGGTTACGCGACAGGCGCGCTTCCCCAAGCGTTCGACCTCGTCGTAGCCACCCATGTCTCCCTGAACGACGATGCGCGCGCCCGGCTTGAAAGCTTCGAGGCGATCGGCGGCGCCGTCTTGGAGGAGCTTGAGCAAGCCGAGATCGCCGAGGACAGCCTTGAACGCACCATGGCGCTGATCGGCGGCAAGCCCCCCACCCCGCGCAATCCGCCCAAGCCCGGCACCTTCCCGGCCCCGCTCCAGAACGCCGTCGGCGGCGATGAGGAGGCCGTGCGCTGGCGCTATATCGGGCGCGGTGTGCGGCAATGCGTTGTCCATTCCGACGAGCACGGGACCGCGCGCCTTCTGCGTATCCCCGCCGGCGGCTCCATGCCCGCCCACAGCCACAACGGGACGGAGATGACGCTGGTTCTCAAAGGTGCGTTCCGGGACGAGGACGGCATCTTCGCCCGCGGCGATCTGGAAGTGGCCGACGACCAGGTCAACCACACGCCCGTCGCCGAACCGGGGGAAGATTGCATCTGCCTGATCGCGACCGATGCGCGCCTGAAATTCCAGGGCCTTCTGCCCCGTATTGCGCAACCCTTCATCGGTATCTGATTGCGCCCACCGCGCCCCCTGCCCCGAACGCCGCGCCAATCGCGCGGCGTTTCGCGTACCGGGACCGTCGCCCCATGAGCCGCTTCGGCCCGGGCCGGGGCGAACACAAGCTGCGTCTGGCCATCAGCCTGGCCGGTCTCACGCTGCTGACCCTGGCCTATGCGCGCAACGGAATAGGTGGTATCGCGTCGCTTGAGATTGCGATCATCGGCGCGGCCTTTTTCGGAGGCTCCGCCCTTTGGTCCGCATGGCAACTCTGGAAGGACCGCCCCGAATGACCACCGGAGCCACAATCCGCTTCATCCTCGAAGTGCTCGTCTTCATCGCCTGGGCGTTTATGGCCTATTCCGTCTGGTCGAAATTGCGCCGCCGGGACGCGGATCAGGCCCACGGCTTTTCGGCACAACTGCGCCATTGGTGGTCGAACGACGCGGACCGGCAGGAGCGGAACACGCTGGTCTGGCTGACTCTCGTCCTGCTCGCCATGCTGGCCATCAACATCGCGCTCTGACCCCGCGATGCCGGACAATTTCGTCTACAACCCGCCACAGACCCAACTCGACATCCTTCACGAAGACCACGAACTGATCCTCGTGAACAAGCCCGCGGGCCTTCTGTCGGTGCCCGGCAAGGGAGATCACCTGGCCGATTGCCTGATCGCGCGCCTGCAGGAGGCATTCCCCGAGGCGCTTCTGGTCCATCGCCTCGACATGGACACATCCGGCGTCATGGTCTTTGCCCGCACGCCCCATGCCCAACGCCATCTCGGGCTGCAATTCGAGAAGCGCCAAACGAAGAAAGCCTACGTTGCGCGCGTCTGGGGAGAGGTCTCGGAGAAAGAGGGGCATATCGACCTGCCGCTCATCGTCGACTGGCCGAACCGCCCCCTGCAACACGTGAACTTAGAGACGGGCAAACCGGCGGAAACCGATTGGCGGCGGATGCGCATCG belongs to Hasllibacter sp. MH4015 and includes:
- a CDS encoding DUF2383 domain-containing protein codes for the protein MATPAAPYPPVQPIEADETRADIDAIQKALTRTCDALAGYDKMVEEAEAEVLPILRKIHEIHRVHAGQLASLINGMGGTPDTDGSVMTTVNKTVISLRALFDEIDDDALERAIDGEEYVTDAFHDAMAEVPEGPDRQALADMLAELEAVLDEARAIAD
- a CDS encoding saccharopine dehydrogenase — protein: MPHLWVRAEERANERRVGITPKGVQALLAAGFQVTVEDSATRIIPAQEYRDAGATTAQAGTWRDAPHDAIIFGLKELPGDTGPLVHRHILFGHAFKGQPSGPDLLRRFREGGGALYDLEYLVDDTGRRVSAFGFWAGYVGAALSILAWAAAQGGSKMQAVTDWDHKEALILDVTEALARIGHRRPTAIIIGALGRTGTGASAFCEAMGVAPTGWDMAETAKGGPFPEILTHDIFLNCILASPGVPVFVPDNARSEPRRLSVIGDIACDPDSAYSPIKVYDRVTTWSDPVLRIADDPVLDVMAIDNLPSLLPLESSQDFADELLPHLLGLDDMASGVWGRANETFRAALAEL
- a CDS encoding AMP-binding protein — protein: MADTTPPSGAPQSVPALLRRNATRFGDSPAYREKEFGIWQSWTWAETADEIEKIALGLLELGLNRGDYVAVIGRNRPALYWSMVAVEMAGAVPVPLYQDAVAEEMTYVLDHCGARFVIAGDQEQVDKVIEAQETLHGIEHVIYVEKRGMRKYDHGALHALEDVQAKGAAAGASLKDDLAAREAELTYDSTCVMLYTSGTTGKPKGVVLSNRNIIEASKSSSEFDGLRPDDEVLAYLPMAWVGDFIFSIGQAYWTGFCVNCPESADTMMMDLREIGPTYFFAPPRVFETLLTSVMIRMEDAGKFKKGLFDRAMARAKVTGPKILDGKPVSGGEKLAYALDNLLVIGPLKNTLGMSRVRVGYTAGEAIGPEIFDFYRALGINLKQLYGQTEASVFITQQPDHEVRPDTVGVPSPGVELKIGDNGEVFYRSPGTFVEYFKNPESTASTKDAEGWVATGDAGFIEEDTGHLRILDRAKDVGKMAQGGLFAPKFVENKLKFYPDILEAVVFGNEREFCTAFINIDLSAVGNWAERNNIAYASYQELAGHPQVLDSIQSHVEAVNRSVAEDPMLSHCQVARFLVLHKELDADDGELTRTRKVRRRIIEEKFGELIEALYDGSSEKYTETEVTYEDGRKGKISATLEIRDAATVPVDANRMAAE
- a CDS encoding PAS-domain containing protein yields the protein MPRERITESFTRAGLNLIQQALSIYDADLRLAVSNRPFQEMFGLPERLVSPGAGFEDTIRYLVESGEYGAVDDVDDFVRTRVEQARAFQPHYMERTRANGRTISVEGSPLPDGGWVTVYTDITPAKRQEALLRARSEELSDQLLSHAEELSRTNRQLEATIAQLQEAKAALGELEARTRTVTEMTPAHIAHVDADGYYTFTNRRLSSLLPGRQSDIVGRSFAEALGADTAAMLQPKLAAAADGTPTLTEFTDPSSGRRIRTAFTPDERGEGGVYLLSTDVTQETQARAALEQTHKREMAAQLTSGLAHDFANLLTIILGLQTQLEKMPLPDGAKDLTAATRLAVRRGGRLLDKIADMTGAREVRPAPVVIDDFLASFEPLARATLPGSVTLDLQNALSHKALMLDAGSVQDGLLNLVLNARDAMEGKGAITVSLRDVKGTWLEIRVTDTGPGFSDAALDSALNPFFTTKGQDGSGLGLTMVYDLVKLAGGTVQIGNTEGGAQVLLRLPLRPVTDETQPRLILLVDDVDEIRTQVREDLIGLGHRVLEAASAEEALALADLPGLDWVLSDIRLGAVDGVALLTDIAAHHPHLHLALMTSLPASDPLRMTGARRWPVLDKPVDPGALHALMTQEVAA
- a CDS encoding response regulator transcription factor, translated to MSAPLVTILDDEPQIRAMLSDALTEAGFRTLTFARATEFEAALRKTTPDVCLVDLGLPDRDGLALVHRLALESGSSIIIISGRAQVQDRVTGLELGADDYIIKPFDPVEVVARVRARLRSPKAPDRAQAVAMFNGWTASFDSYTLVAEDGSQTPFSHAEGEVLRLFLESPKRLISRQQMQESLGGAAGESFDRAMDVRISRLRTKLREDPKNPRLIKTIYGAGYIFLGEVRWT